In Papaver somniferum cultivar HN1 chromosome 1, ASM357369v1, whole genome shotgun sequence, a genomic segment contains:
- the LOC113280789 gene encoding uncharacterized protein LOC113280789, with protein sequence MSAEKAKAYAETLQLLSELQKDNEPGVSQTSEEDDVTLAKRLEDRLATKSNEVKPIAKSTTSVMDKEKKKPTISAKEKKLTPKITYTPQKPVTRSHPQKRVDPEFASGKGLSGHKRRKTKSRTENPVGKDCPTEKVQKKDSENVRKRKAKGDPNLQELTKKVKNARKLLSLRKSPFYKDLSSQQRALLSPFFDKATSINSAWKAPAVIGHHILSAETFEDLLHNRALEGDLINYWQYQLKKAYHNEQPVNGQRKYIPVLHIDPTGWFYLSDPVHQVAANTAVFLPIRNMEEGTRKIIISMSHQNVHWTLLVYECEKGEFFHYNTWEAVSKNECLDNANLMAEYCLLVINERLSRLRLPLVSRVKIISYPTPQQGDYPDCAIYIMHIMKKVAKEEVIDGVRMSLGDPEELKDKIHKKRISLA encoded by the exons atgagcgCCGAAAAAGCTAAAGCATATGCTGAGACTCTCCAACTTCTTTCTGAGCTACAGAAG GATAACGAACCTGGAGTTAGTCAAACATCAGAGGAAGATGACGTAACACTTGCCAAGAGACTCGAAGATAGGCTGGCTACAAAGAGTAATGAAGTCAAACCAATAGCGAAGTCGACTACGTCAGTCATGGACAAGGAGAAGAAAAAGCCGACTATCTCAGCCAAGGAGAAGAAACTTACTCCAAAAATCACATACACCCCTCAGAAGCCAGTAACTCGGAGCCACCCGCAGAAAAGAGTTGATCCTGAGTTTGCTAGTGGCAAAGGACTGTCGGGACATAAAAGGCGAAAAACAAAGTCCAGAACTGAAAACCCAGTTGGAAAAGATTGCCCAACAGAGAAAGTTCAGAAAAAGGATAgcgagaatgtgagaaagagaaaagctaaaggTGATCCAAATCTGCAAGAACTTACTAAAAAAGTGAAGAATGCACGCAAGTTGTTGAGCCTAAGGAAATCTCCGTTCTATAAGGATTTGAGTTCACAACAAAGAGcgcttctctctcctttttttgacAAAGCTACCTCAAT CAACAGTGCTTGGAAAGCTCCTGCTGTGATTGGTCATCACATATTATCTGCAGAGACATTTGAAGATCTGCTACATAACAGGGCTTTAGAGGGAGATCTTATAAATTACTggcaataccaactgaaaaaagcATATCATAATGAGCAACCAGTGAATGGACAGAGAAAGTACATTCCAGTACTCCACATTGATCCAACAGGCTGG ttttATTTAAGTGACCCAGTACATCAAGTAGCAGCAAACACTGCTGTATTCTTACCCATCAGGAATATGGAGGAAGGAACCAGGAAGATTATTATTTCAATGTCACACCAAAACGTGCATTGGACGCTTCTTGTGTATGAATGCGAGAAAGGCGAATTCTTCCACTACAACACTTGGGAAGCTGTATCCAAAAACGAGTGTCTCGATAATGCTAATCTTATGGCAGAATACTGCTTGTTAGTAATTAATGAACGCTTGTCGAGACTGCGCCTTCCACTTGTAAGCAGAGTAAAgataattagttacccaacacCTCAACAGGGAGACTATCCAGATTGTGCAATATATATCATGCACATCATGAAGAAAGTTGCAAAGGAGGAAGTAATTGATGGAGTGCGAATGAGCTTGGGAGACCCAGAAGAACTAAAGGACAAAATACATAAGAAGAGGATCTCTTTAGCATGA